The Flavobacterium faecale genomic sequence TTTTACTGATTATTTTGCAAAGAATTACAGTTTAATTATGTGTTTTTTGCAAAGTATTTTTCAATTGAGAAGATGTCTTTTTTTTCTGATTTTCGCGTAATAATGCTGTTTTGTAGATTTTTCATTAGGCTTAATTTTTTTATTTCCATACAAAATTAGACGAATAGAAGTAGTTATTCATGTGCTATTTTTTAAAATAATTAAGTATACCTATGTTAGATTGAAACGATGTTTATTTTTGCCATTTTAGAAATATAAGGTCATATAATTTTTGGCATCTTTCTTATGGTGATACTATCTTATTTCTTGATTAAAGTATGATGTTAACATTATATTTTTCCTTAATTTAATTAAATATTGGACTAATTTATTAATGTTAGTAAATTGATTTAATTTCAAAAAAAAAACCAAATACAAGCGAATGTATTTGGGATTTTTTTATGTACTGACTGTTGTCTAGATTAACTTTCCATGTATGCTTCAATAGGAGCACAGCTGCAAACCAAATTTCTATCTCCATACGCATCATCGGCACGACGTACAGATGGCCAAAATTTGTTATCAGCGATATAAGGCAACGGAAAAGCTGCTTTTTCTCTACTGTAAGGCAAGTTCCAAGTTTCGGTAGTTAACATCGCCAATGTATGTGGTGAATTTTTCAAGACATTGTTTTTATCTTCAATAGTCACCTCTTCTATTTCTTTTCGAATGGCAATCATGGCATCGCAAAAACGATCTAATTCCTCTAAGTTTTCACTTTCAGTAGGTTCTATCATCAAAGTACCTGCTACTGGGAAAGAAACTGTAGGTGCATGAAAACCATAGTCCATCAAACGTTTAGCGATATCTGTTACTTCAATTCCTTTTTCTTTGAATGGACGACATTCCAAAATCATCTCATGTGCCGCACGACCATTTTCTCCAGAATATAAAGTTTCGTAATGACCGCTTAGTTTTTCTTTGATATAGTTGGCGTTCAAAATAGCATATTCTGTAGCTGATTTTACACCATCAGCACCAAGCATTTTGATATATCCGTAAGAAATCAAACAAACCAAAGCAGAGCCCCAAGGTGCTGCAGATATCGCAGATATTGCGCTATCTCCACCAGTTGGAATTAATGGGTTGGTTGGTAAAAAAGGTGCCAATTGTGGAGCAACGCAAATAGGTCCTACTCCAGGTCCACCACCACCGTGAGGGATCGCAAATGTTTTATGTAAATTCAAGTGGCAAACGTCAGCCCCAATAGTTGCAGGATTTGTCAATCCCACTTGAGCATTCATATTGGCTCCGTCCATGTAGACTTGCCCACCATTATCATGAATAATTTGAGTGATTTCTTTAATTGCGCTTTCGTACACACCATGAGTTGATGGGTAGGTCACCATTAAGCAAGACAAGTTGTCTTTGTGCAAAATAGCTTTTTCACGCAAATCATCTACATCTATATTTCCGTTTTCAAGTGTTTTAGTAACCACAACTTTCATTCCTGCCATGGCCGCAGATGCCGGATTGGTTCCGTGTGCCGAGGATGGAATTAAAGCTATTTTACGGTGTTCGTCACCTCGAGATTCGTGGTACGCTCGTATTACCATTAATCCAGCATATTCTCCTTGTGCACCTGAGTTAGGTTGCAAAGTTGTAGCTGCAAAACCAGTAATTTCGTTTAACTGCTCTTCTAGTTTTTTCAGCATTTCTTGGTATCCTTGCGCTTGGTCTAGTGGAGCAAACGGGTGAATACTGTTCCAGCTAGGTGCACTCAATGGCAACATCTCAGCAGCTGCATTTAATTTCATCGTACAGGAACCTAACGAAATCATCGAATGGTTCAAGGCCAAATCTTTGCGCTCCAACATTTTGATGTAACGCATCAAAGCAGTTTCAGAATGGTATCTGTTAAAAACTTCGTGTTGTAAAAAAGTTGACGTTCGAACTAAGCTTTCAGGAAAATGGTTGGTAGTTGATAATTCAGCAATTATAATAGTTTCTACTCCTTTTGCTTCTGCAAAAATGGCAATTACCTTATTCAAATCAGCAAAACCAATCGTTTCATTCATCGAGATTGAAACCGTATCTGCTGTAGGGTAGTAAAAATTCACCTCATTTGCTTCGGCAATTTCTCTTATTTTTTTAGCATCGGCTTTGAATACTACAGTGTCAAAGAAAGCCGTGTTTGTTTGCTCAAATCCTAAAGTTGCTAGCGTATTTGCCAAGGTCACTGCCGAGGCATGAACCTTGTTTGCAATATATTTTAAACCTCTTGGTCCATGATAAACAGCATACATACTTGCCATTACCGATAGTAAAACCTGTGCGGTACAGATATTAGAGGTTGCTTTGTCACGCTTTATGTGTTGCTCACGTGTTTGCAACGCCATACGCAAGGCACGATTTCCGTCTGTGTCAACAGTCACACCGATAATTCTACCTGGCATTGAGCGTTTGTATTCGTCTTTTGTAGCAAAGTATGCGGCATGTGGTCCACCGTACCCTAACGGAATTCCGAAACGTTGTGTGGTTCCAAAAACCACTGCAGCGCCCATTTCTCCTGGAGGAGTCAGTTTTGCCAAACTCAAAATATCAGCAGCAACAGCTACTTTAATGTCGTTTGCAGCTGCCGTAGCAATAAACGATGCGTAATCATATACTTGTCCAAATTTACCTGGATATTGAAGAACGGCTCCAAAAAACTCAGATGAAAAATCAAAAGTTTCATGGTTTCCTATAACCAATTCTACGCCAATTGGTGTAGAACGAGTTTGCAAAACAGATAGAGTTTGTGGTAAAATTTCTTCAGAAACGAAGAACTTACACACATTAGCTTTCTTTTGGTCTCTTGTTCGAACATCAAACAAAAGTGCCATCGCTTCTGCTGCTGCAGTTGCCTCATCTAGTAACGAAGCATTTGCGATTTCCATTCCAGACAATTCAATTACAGTTGTCTGAAAATTCAAAATAGCTTCCAATCTTCCTTGGGCTATTTCTGCTTGGTAAGGCGTGTATGCCGTGTACCATCCTGGGCTTTCAAAAACATTTCGTTGAATTACCGCCGGAACGATCGCTTGGTTGTAACCCAAACCAATATAGGTTTTGAACATTTTGTTCTTGTTTCCTAGCAGCGTTATATGTTTTAAATACTCATATTCCGTCATTTCTGGGTCCAAGTTCAACGGAGCTTTTAGACGAATTTCATCAGGTAACGTCTCAGAGATAAGTTGTTCAATAGAGTCTACCCCGATGGTTTTTAGCATGTGTTGTAGGTCTGATTCCTCAGGACCAATGTGTCTTAAAGCGAAAGCATCTGTTTTCATTTGTAGCTAATTATTGTTTTATATCTAAAGAATGTGCTGTATTCTGATTTTAAATTGTCAAAAAACAAGCTGATATCAGAATTGGTACATTTTTCAGTAAAAATAGTTGTGTTTTTCGTGATGCAAAAATAAACATAATTCATTGGAAATGATTCTTTTTTAGATTTGATTTTGTTAAAATTAAGAAGATAAATGTGAGCGCTTTATATCAATTTAACTAACCAAATAATTTTGCCGGAATTTCAGTGTATTCCTCTTTATCGTAGGCGGAAATTGTAGTTTGATTTACCACAAAAATTCTAAGGCAATTAGTGAATAAAACATCCAAAATGTGAGAGGAGATCAATACAATGCTATATTGTGCCTTTTCTTTTAGGTAATTCATTAATATGTAGTTAGCCTCAATATCCAGTCCGTTGAAGGGTTCGTCAAGAATGTAAACAGGATAGTCTTTTTGAAAGAGAGCGTTCAAAAAAGCCTTCTTTTTCATCCCTGTCGAAAATTCTTTGACTAATTTGTCCTCGGGCACATCAAAAAGTTTTGGAGATTGGTTGTTTTCGATACCCAAAATAGAACAATAAAAGGTATAGAATTCGGCTGGACTTAACTCCTCGTATATTGGTGACTCTGCCGGACACCAAGCTACATCTTGTAAAACGATTTTTTTATTATCGAATGTGCAGCTGCCTTCAAAGGGCTCGAATCCTAATATGCATTTGAATAAAGTCGTTTTTCCTTGGCCGTTTTTTCCAACGATGCCATAAATTCCGTTTTGAAGAATATGGAAATTAGCCTCTTTTAAAACTACCTGATCTTTATATTTTTTTTCGACAATATTAATTTGAAGCATAGTGCATGAGTTGAAGGTTGGTAACAGCTTTTTTGTACAAATACGGCAGTAAGAGTAAAATGACGGGAGCCAAATAAATTTGAATACAACTGCCTATCACAAACAAAAAATAAATTTGCCGTATAAATTGGTTCTTGAAATACGCATATTTTAATAGCATATTGATAATCGGGAAAATAAATAGAAGCGGTACAAATAGCAATAGCGCTGTTTTTTGTACAATAAGTAAAACAAGTACAGTAGGAATGATGATCATCAAACTATTGATGGCACTGTTTTTAATAATGTGTTGTAGGTATTTTTTTGGTTCGAAAACCGTGGCTTTAATGAATTGAATAGGTTCTCTATTATTAAAGATACTACTCGAAAGTAGTGCGCTAATACCAAAAGAAGCCAGAATCAAATTGTCATTGTTGTGTGTCGCGCCCATGTATAAGAGCAACAATGGAAGCGGTAAAACGAACCACAATTTATTTTTTCGAAAAGAAATATGCCAAAAAGGATCAAAAAGGCGAAATGGATATTTAATTTTTTTGGTTTGTGCCCTTGGAGCATAGATAGCGGCTGCTATCATAATAAGGTACAAACTGAGTTGTATGTAATTTAGGTGCAGCACTAAAATCAGTAAAAACGGCAAACTATAGCAAAGGTATTCGATAAAAAGAATGCTTCTGTATTTTTTGTTGAGTTGTAATAATTCTAAATCGGTTCTGTTGGTGTGATAGGTAAATATTTCGATAGCGAATAAAAAAATATAATTCTGGAACATTTCATATTTTAAATTCAAAAGGTAAGCTAAGAAGAAGTACATACCTATAAATAGAACTACAGCGGTTTTATCTTTCGGAGGTAAAAATTTACGTAATCGTATTTCAATCAGTCTGGTGACTATTTGGAACATTTGTTTCTGGGTTATTTTAAAAATGAAATAAAAATAAGCATTATTAATCAAGCGCAATGCTATTTAAAGACTGAATTTACTAGATTTTAATGTATCGCGGTTGATATTCTAAGCAATTCCTTATTTTTGTGAGATGAATCGACTGCAAGGATTTTTGGATTTCTAAATGTAAGGTAGTTTAAGTTTTGGAATGAATTTAAAAAAGGTAGCTTGAGCTAGGTGACATTAATATATTGAATTTGTTTACTGTTTGTACCACTTGATGCCGTAGCAAAACTAAAGCAAATAAAAAAAGAAGTTGTTACTATGAGTTTGAAATTAATAAAGTTCATTTTTTTTGGAAATTACTTTATCGGACTATTAGCCATAGCTCTGAATATCGAAGCGACTTTAAGATTAGGGATTCCGTATAATTCATTAGGGTATTATATTTTAGTTTTTTGCGCACCAATTGTGTATTACAACTATGCGTATATGGGAGCGATAAAATTTGGAAGTGCTACAAACCCAAGATCAAAATGGTTCATTAGTAATGCTAAATTTCTAAAAAAAAATCAATTTATACTAGCCCTTATTAGTATTGTTATAGTAGTTTATCAAATCGTAGTTAACTTTTGGAACATTGTCAATTTACCACTCTATTATTGGCTAATTGTGTTTTTAATGCTTGGTCTAGCCGCTTTGTACTATGGTTTGTTGCCTACTACGTATTTCAATCTCAACCTGCGTAATACGGGTTGGCTAAAGCCTTTTATTATTGGATTTCTATGGGCAAGTACGGCCAATATTCTACCAATCATAATGCTTAGGATAGAATCTAATTTTATAGAAGAAAATACTTTTTTATGGATTTGGTTATTTATTCAAAACTGGATGTTTTGCACTGTAAACGCAATAATGTTTGATATTAAGGACTATGAAATTGATGTAAATAGAGAACTAAAGACCTTTGTGGTTCGAATTGGAATTCAAAAAACAATTGGTTTTATTTTACTGCCGCTATTAATTATCGGAATGATTTCTTTTCTTATTTTCGGGTATATTCAAGATTTGAGTCTCATGAAAATCGGAATCAATTTGATTCCGTTCTTGCTTACCATCGTGGTTGCTTTTTTTATGTATACCAAAAAAAACATTCTCTTTTATTTAATTATTATAGATGGATTAATTTTAGTAAAAGCCATTTGCGGTATATTGGCTGAGCTAATTTTGAAAAATCACTGGTAAAATATAGCCGCTATAATACTAGCATAACCAAGATTTGGTCGAAAGCAAGAATCAAGAGATGCGATCGGGATTTTCAAGAACAAACAAAGCCATTCTATTTCGCATTCAAAAACTAATATGAGCTACCTATGAAAACCAATAATTATGATTTTATCGCTTCATGGTACGATGTTCTAAGCAGAATTGTGTTTTTGAAGTCTCAGGTCAATGCACAAAAAGAGCAGTTGTCTTTTATCAAAAGCGATCAAAAAATATTGATTGTCGGTGGTGGAACAGGTTGGATTTTGGAAGAAATAGCTAAAAGTCATGATGACCTACAAATTACTTTTGTAGAAATTTCGGCTAATATGATCCAGTTAGCCAAACAGAGAAAATGTAGAAACAACAAGGTTTCTTTTGTTCATCTTCCAATAGAAAAATTTAATGATCAGGAATCTTATGATGTACTAATTACTGCTTTTCTATTTGATAATTTTGCAAGAAATCGAGCTGAAATTGTATTTGAGCAACTACATAATACATTAAAAGAAAACGGACTTTGGTTGTTTTCCGATTTTAGTAATAACCACACAACAAGCCGTTGGCAATATTATTTGCTAAAAACAATGTATTTTTTCTTCGAAAAAGTAGCAAGTGTTGAAGCAAAAGAATTAGTTACTATGTATCCCTACTTTATGAAAAATAATTATGCTGTCCTTCAAAAAAAGCAGTATTATGGTAGGTTCATCGATGCATTTGTCTTTGAGAAAACAATATGAAAAACCAGGTTTAAATTGCTTTTTTATATTTTAGGTTCATTCTTCAAACTGCTTCTATTTATGAAAATAAATTCTATTCTGCTTCTTTTTGGATACAAAGAGAGTTGATTTTGAGATAGAGCCTCGTTATTTTTCTTTAATAATTGTAATATTGGTGAATACGTTCACCGAAAATAGGGTAATATTGGTGAATACGTTCACCAAAAATACTATAATATTGGTGAATAGAGTTTTTTGTATTATCTTTGGTTTAAATTTAAAGTCATGATTTTTAGAGATTTAACCCGTAGAATTAAAGATAACCTGAACAAAGGCAAGGTTGTTTTACTAATAGGACCAAGGTAAGTTGGTAAAACTACATTGGTAAATAGCTTATTAGATGGAATTCCGTTCTTATTTTTGGATGGAGATGACGCTGTTGTGGTGGATACTTTGTCAAATGCTAATACCGAAACACTGAAAAGTATTATAGGGAATTATAAATACGTTTTCATTGATGAGGTACAGCGAATACCAAATATTGGATTAAAACTAAAAATCATTGTGGACCAAATCAAAGAGGTGCAAGTGATTGTGAGTGGATGCTCTGCTTTCGATATTAATCATGTTACCCAAGAGCTGCTTACTGGTAGAAAATTTGAGTACCACTTATACCCAATTTCATGGAACGAATTCGAAAATAATGTAGGTTACATCAAAGCACAGCAGCAATTGGAGTTGCGCTTGCTCTACGGAATGTATCCGGATGTAATCAATAATTTTGGAAATGAGTATGAAATCTTAAAAAACTTAGTTTCAAGTTATTTGTACAAAGATGTTCTGAGTTTGGCTGGTATTCGAAAATCAGAAGTTTTAGAGAAGATTCTACAAGCCTTAGCATTGCAAGTAGGAAGTGAAGTGAGTTATAATGAAATTGCGCAACTCGTTGGTGTAGATAAAAATACGGTGAGTAATTATATTGATTTGCTCGAAAAAGCTTTTGTGATTTTTAGATTGAATAGTTTTAGTAAGAACATTCGAAACGAAATCAAAGCCAATCGTAAAATATATTTCTATGATAATGGTGTTCGCAATATGTTGATAGGTAATTTCAATTCTTTAGAATTTAGACAAGACAAAGGCGCATTGTGGGAGAATTTCTTAGTTTCGGAGCGGGTGAAAAAATTGTCATATGCAAATAGTTTGGCAAAACCTTATTTTTGGAGAACAACTGCTCAGCAAGAAATTAATTATATTGAAACCACAGCTGATGCAGTGAGTGCCTTTGAGTTCAAATGGTCTCCTTTAAAAAAAGTAAAGCTACCAAAATCTTTTGAAGAAGCGTATCATCCGGAATATTTGGTGGTGACCAAAGAGAATTTTAGGGAGTTTATTAAATGATTTTTCTAACTAAATATCCGATACTGCATCAATAATTACGATCCTTTTAGTATTTATAGCTTAAGAGTTTGTCGTATTTATTATTGAGGAAATGTTATAGTTCAAAGCCTTCTATTTTTGCAAAACAGACACAATTTTTGCTATGTTTACGGACTTAATCCAAAAACATATTTAAAATGAGTACAGATTCCAAAACAAATTTGTCAAACGGTGCAGTGTTTTTTACCACGATTAATGCGCTCACCAAAGGAGAATTAATAAGTCCGTCAACACAAACTACGGTAGCACCATTAGCACCCATAATTAGTGCTAAGTACGACGAAGCGCTTACTACAGTTACCGTGAGTGGAACTGTTTTTATTGATGCATCAGACGCTGTTGCCTCATTGGATATTTATTTGGCGCATCAAATTTTGGGCGCACATACGCAGGAGTTGTATATAGCCTATGATTACAAGGAAGTTATTCCTACTAGTTTATATCCCTACAATTTCAGCTTTGAAATGCCAATTCAATCTCATGGTCATACCATCAAAACGCTAGAATCGTATTTATGGAATATTGACCCAATATCATCAAGAGGAACAGAAACAACAGTGCAAAAGGTTTAGTTTTTAAAACAATAAGATCCTCATTTCAAAAGAGTTTTACAAATTTTAAAGTTTGTAAAACTTTTTTTTTGGATACATTTGTGATTCAATCATTAAAAGAAAGATGTTGATTAAAATTAGACTTTACCTTGGTGTTTTGCTGTTTCTTATATGCTTATCAAGCACTGCTCAACAAAAACAAATTGATAGTTTGCTTGGAAGAGAGTTACTGCAAAAAATCAAAGTTTTTAAGAAGGAAACTAACTTATCCAGAGCAGCTCATTTTTTTGTTGAAAAAAAATGGGATTCCACTTTGGTTCACGCAATGAAGCAGTTGAGCATGGCCAACAATAATAAACTAGTTGTTGATTATTGTCATTTTTTTAGGGCTTATTCTTTTTATCAAAAAAAATTGATGAATGCTTCCGAGAAAGAATTTAGTCAGGTATCCAAATCATTCGGTTATTACTATTTGGTCAAAATCTATCTTGGAAATATAGCCCTAGGCAAAGAGAAATATAAGGAGGCCATTTCATATTATCAGAATATTGAAAACACAGAAAAGGAAAAAAATTATATTTATAATAAAAGTGGTTTAAAACATAATATAGGTATATCGTATTTACATCTTGAAAAGTTTGACGATGCCGAAAAGTACCTACTTCAAAGTATTGACCTGCAAAAGTTAAATAGCGATCCAATGATGTTAAGCGGTTCTTATGGTGACCTAGGCACTTTATATTATGTACAGTTTAAGGATGCGATGGCTATTCCGTATTTTGTAAAAGCGTATGAACTTTCGAAAAAAACTAGCGATTTTGATTTAAAAAGAAAGACAGCCTTAAATATGGCGGTTGTCGAAAAAAACAGGAATAAATTTGACAAAGCCTTAGCGTACAGAGAAGAGTCTGATCGATGGAAAGACTCACTAAACGACCAAAATAAAATTTGGGAAGTAGCCAAGCTAGAAAAACAATTTGCTGTTAAACAAAAGCAGAAAGAAGTAAGAGTTCTACAAGCTGAAAATAAAATTAAAGTAGCAGAAAGAAATGGATTTCTATATTCAGCACTGTTTTTGTTGCTTTTGCTGGGAGCCGGAATTTATTTGTACCGAGAAAAAATAAAAACCAATAAAATTATCTTGGCTCAAAAAGAAAATCTAGATGAGTTGAATGCCACCAAAGATAAATTATTCTCGGTTGTGAGTCATGATTTGCGCTCGTCTGTGAACGCTATGAAACGTAGTAATGCCAAATTAATTAAAAAAGTAGCCACAAAAGACCTAGAAGAAATAGATCAACTGTTGCACCAGAACAGCGGTATTGCAAACAGCACTTACAACTTACTCGATAATTTACTTAATTGGGCTATTTTGCAAACAGGTCAGTCTTTTTTCGAAATTACCTCTTTACGTTTATTTTTTATGGTAGAGCAGGTGGCCTACAATTATATCCCTTTGATGGAAGAGAAAAATATGCTTTTCGAAAATAATATTGCTAAGAAAGACCTTGTTTTATTCGATCAAGAATCCCTCAAATTGATTCTTCGAAATCTATTGGATAACGCAATTAAATTCTCAAACGATTCGGGAACTATTAAAGTCTACACAAGAACTGATGATTCAGATTTTTGCACCTTGGTGGTAGAAGATAATGGGCTAGGAATGACAGCAGAAACGCGATCGAATTTGGTTAAATCTTCGTCATTACTTTCTAAAAAAGAGAACGAAAACATAATAGGAACCGGTCTCGGAATGCAACTTTGTAAATCGTTGGTCGCAAAGAACAACGCTATTTTTGATGTGGAAAGCGAAATAGGAATTGGAACCAAAATCATCATTAAAATCGCTCGAGATAAAGAAAACGTCTAGGTTGTTTTGAAGATGACATCATCTCTGATTGTACTTTTAGTACTTTGTTTCTTTCGATTAAAAATTTTGTAAGATGTTGTTTCAGTGCTAATTTGTCAAATACTCGTCCGAAGATCCCATACGGCGTTTCGTATTGCATCACATCTTTCATAATAGTTTGTCCATCTATTTCTTCAAAAAAATGTTGGTGCTTGAAGGTTTTGAAATGACCTTTTAATTGTTCGTCTACAAAATAGGAGTGCAGCTCCATTTGGGATATGATGCTTTGATGCTGTAGAAAAAAGCCAAAATGTTTCCCTCTCCAAGTTACGGTTTCTCCTTTATTGATCAATCCGTGCATTGTTCCTGCTATCGCAACTTCACTAGTTTTACTTGCAGATTTTTGGTGCGTATCAATATTACGAGCATGATCAAATACGACCTCAATCGGTGCCTTAATATTGGTTGATAGTTGTATTGTTGTCATTTTATCAAATTATTTAGGGCAGTTTCTAATGTTTTGTATTCGAATACAAAGCCGTTTTCTTGCAATCGTTTCGGAATCACATTTCTACTCTTCAATACCAATTCGGTTTCTGTTCCAATGATTTTTGCTCCAATTTTTAACAGGAACTCAGGGGTTGGGATTCCGATGAAAACGTTCAATTGTTTGCGTAATTGCGCCATGAAATCTGTATTAGAAATAGGTTGAGGTGAAACGATATTTACAACGCCTGTCATTTGTTTTTCGATAATAAAATCGATGGCTCTAGCAAAATCTTCGGCATGAATCCAACTGATGAATTGGTTTCCTTTTCCCTGTTTACCTCCCAGTCCTAATCGCGTCAATCGTTTTAACGGTATAAAAGCACCACCATTTCTACCCAAAACGATAGAGGTGCGCAAAGCGGTTTTTAAGGTATTAGGCGTTGCAGTTTTAAAAAATGATTTCTCCCAAGATTGTGCTACATTCATTGAAAAATCATTGCCAATTTCTCCATTTTCCTCACTCATTTGTTTGTCTAATGAAAATCGATAAATAGTTGAGGTTGACGAATTCAACCAGTGTTTGGGTGGGTTTGCACAAGCAAGTACGGCTTGGTTAAGGACTTTGGTGCTTTGTATACGAGAAAGTAATATTTCTTTTTTGTTCTTTTCGGTATAGCGACAATCCACCGATTTTCCTGCAAGGTTGATGAGTACATCTGCATTTTCTAATTCTGTTTCCCATCCTGTCAATGTTTTGGCATCCCAATTAACCAATTTAATTTTACCGCTCACGCTGTTTTGTCCGCGTGTCAGAATGATAATTTCGTCAAATTTACTTTCGAAATGATTCACTAGTACTTGACCTAAAAATCCTGTTCCTGCTGCTATGATTAATTTTTTCATGATGTTAAAAGTTTAAGATGATTATCAAAGCGAGTATTCGATACAAAATCCATGTTAGGGTTAAATATTTAGGTAATTCGAGTAAGCTGATTCTTCTATAATGTTCGTAAATCATAAAGTTCATGGTCAATCCAAACCAGCCCAAAATAAAATAATCATTTAAATTAAAATAGCTGTTTAAGATTAATAGTGGTAACAAAAGTAAATTTCCTATTATAGAAACGGTGACCAAATTCCCAATGTAATTCAATTGTTTTTGGTTGTCTATTTTTCGAATAAAAAGCGCTTGAAAACCTATTTGTCCCGTTGCCAAAAGGATTTCTCTAACGATAGTTGCTCTTGGTAAAAAGAAAATCAATTTTGCGTATTGAAATAAAACTAATGCTGTAATTAAAGTTGTAAATGCAATATAAAACAATCGGTACTTTGTATTAAAATCTGGGATGCAATTGATTTGGTCACCGACTTTCGTTTTGTTTGGTACTATTACTTTTCGGTTGTAAGAGATGAATTTGTACAATTTTTTCAAAAAGTACTTTATGGGTTTCCAATTACCTATTTTCTCCATCCACGGAAAAGAATTGCCAATTACTTTTAATAGACTTTCAATTCCGTAGTAAACTCTTTTATTTTGTGTGTCAACTAAGGCTATTTCGTTTTTGGCTCTTTGT encodes the following:
- a CDS encoding TIGR01777 family oxidoreductase gives rise to the protein MKKLIIAAGTGFLGQVLVNHFESKFDEIIILTRGQNSVSGKIKLVNWDAKTLTGWETELENADVLINLAGKSVDCRYTEKNKKEILLSRIQSTKVLNQAVLACANPPKHWLNSSTSTIYRFSLDKQMSEENGEIGNDFSMNVAQSWEKSFFKTATPNTLKTALRTSIVLGRNGGAFIPLKRLTRLGLGGKQGKGNQFISWIHAEDFARAIDFIIEKQMTGVVNIVSPQPISNTDFMAQLRKQLNVFIGIPTPEFLLKIGAKIIGTETELVLKSRNVIPKRLQENGFVFEYKTLETALNNLIK
- a CDS encoding DCC1-like thiol-disulfide oxidoreductase family protein; this encodes MKTLANHTLLYDEECPMCNLYTAGFIKANMLDNQGRKPFVNITTEEANYIDIQRAKNEIALVDTQNKRVYYGIESLLKVIGNSFPWMEKIGNWKPIKYFLKKLYKFISYNRKVIVPNKTKVGDQINCIPDFNTKYRLFYIAFTTLITALVLFQYAKLIFFLPRATIVREILLATGQIGFQALFIRKIDNQKQLNYIGNLVTVSIIGNLLLLPLLILNSYFNLNDYFILGWFGLTMNFMIYEHYRRISLLELPKYLTLTWILYRILALIIILNF